In Streptomyces sp. NBC_01231, the sequence TCGCCAAGCACAGCCTCTCCACATCGGCCTGATCCGAAGGGCAGGCCCAGCGCGCCATCGAGCTTTGAGTGGTGGCCGCATCTCAGCACGAATTGATGGGCCGGGCCAAGGGGGTGGGTGAAGGATTTCACAAAGTCGTGGGACTCTGCGGGCCTCGGGCTTTCAGCTCATGCGCAGTGCCAGGAAGAAGTCGAGCTTGTCCTCGAGGCGGGACAGGTCGCGGCTCGTCAACTGCTCGATCCGTCCGACCCGGTAGCGCAGCGTGTTGACGTGCAGGTGCAGACGGCTTGCGCAGCGGGTCCAGGAGCCGTCGCAGTCGAGGAAGGCCTCCAGGGTGGGGATCAGCTCGGCGCGGTGGCGGCGGTCGTAGTCGCGCAGCGGGTCCAGGAGGCGGGCGGTGAAGGCGCGGCGGACGTCGTCGGGGACGAAGGGCAGCAGCAGGACGTGGGAGGCCAGCTCCTGGTGGCCGGCCGCGCAGACCCGGCCCGAGCGGGCGGCGGCCACCCGGCGAGCGTGCCGGGCCTCCTCCAGGGCGCCGCGCAGCCCCTCCGCCGAGTGGACGGACGCGCTGACCCCGAGGGTGACCCGGCCGTCCTCGTCGAGGCCGGCCGACAGCGGGTCCCGTACGGACTCCAGCAGGGCGTCGGCGAGGATGCCGGTCTCCGAGCCGTCGTGCTCCGAGGAGACCGCCGGAAGGGGGACCAGGGCGATCGCCTCGTCACCCGTGTGGGCCACGGCGATACGGTCGGAGGGCTCGGGGCCGGTGGCGTGCGGGTCGACCAGGATCTCCTCCAGCAGGGACTGGGCCACCGGGCCGCCTTCCAGGTCGCCGCCCTGCCATTCGACGCGCGCCACGACCACCTGCCAGTGCGGCGCCGTGCCCAGGCCGGGCAGCAGCACGGGGGCGGCCACCCGCAGCCGCGCCGCGATCTCGGGGGGCGCCGCGCCCGTCTGTACCAGCTCCAGGATCTCCTGGGCCAGTCGGCGGCGGACCGTGCGGGCCGCGTCCCGGCGGTCCCGTTCCACCGCGATCAGCTGGGTGACGCCGTACACCAGGTCCAGGCGTTCCTCCGGCCAGTCCCCGGTGTCCGCCTCCACGGCCAGCAGCCACTCCGACAGCATCGTCTCGCGGACGTCCCGGGGACCTTGCGGGGAGCGACCGCTGCTGCGGACCGCGAACAGGGAGTAGGTGGCGGAGCCGAGGGTGACGCGGTGCGGGCCGCGTCGGCCCGTACGGGCGGCTGCCAGGTGCTCGGCCGCGAGCCGCGCGCACACGTCGGCGGGCAGGGCGGGGCCGCCGACCTTGGGGCCGGCGATCAGGCGGCCGGCCGGGGACAGCACCCAGGCCCGCAGATCCAGGTCCGAACCGAGCAGGTCCAGGACCACGTCCGGGCCGCCGCCCGCCGGTCCGGCGGTCATCATCCGGCGGTGCCGGTCGACCACGGCCGCGAGGTCACCGGCCCGCTCGCCGGAGACCTGCCGCACGACGTGCTCGGTGATCGTCGCGAAGGCCACCGACTCGTGCACGGCGAAGAGCGGGAGGCGGTGGCGGGCGCACGCGAGGACCAGGTCGTCCGGGACGTTCCCCAGTTCGGCCTCGCCGGCGGCCACGGCGGCCACCCCGGCCTGCACCAGGATCCGTACGAACGGCTCGGAGTCCGACGCGTCCCGGCGCCAGGCCAGGCCCGTGAGCACCAGTTCCCCGCCCGAGAGATAGCGGCTGGGGTCCCGGAGGTCGGTGGTCATCACACCCCGCACGGTGCGATCCAGCTCGTCCTCGCCGCCGAGCAGCCGCAGGCCCAGCGCGTCGGTGTCCAGCAGTGCGCGCAGCCGCATTCTCGTCGCCGCCGTTCTTTGTCTCGAAAACTACGATGGAGTGTGAGGTGTCGTGGTGCGGGTGACGCTCCCGTGGCGCGGGGGACGGTCCCGTGGGGTGGTGAGCGCCGCTCCCCGTCTCCGAGGCTGTGTCCCAGGTCACGCGGGTCGTGTCGCGCGTTTCCACAGGAGAATGACGAGGTTACTGCTGCCCTTCGTTCATACGAATCTACAAGATGACCGTCCTGGCCAGCCAACTCCTTCATGGTTTCCGTGACTGACCCGGTCGGCGTACGGAGCTGTGTACTGGCCTCACTCCGCGTAAACAGGAATGAACGAGCCGGGCCCGCCGCACACGGATTGGCTCGATCCGTACGACTCACGAGACGAAGAAGAGAGCCGGTCATGGACTTCCTTCGCCCCGCCAGCTGGGAGGAGGCGCTCGCCGCGAAGGCCGAGCACCCCACCGCTGTGCCGATCGCGGGCGGCACCGACGTGATGGTCGAGATCAACTTCGACCACCGCCGGCCCGAGTACCTGCTCGACCTGAACCGTGTCGGCGACCTCTACGAGTGGGAGGTCGGCGAGGAGAGTGTGCGGCTCGGCGCCTCCGTCCCGTACTCGGCGATCATGGATCGGCTGCGCGCCGAGCTGCCGGGCCTGGCCCTCGCCTCGCACACCGTCGCCTCCCCGCAGATCCGCAACCGCGGGGGCGTCGGCGGCAACCTCGGCACCGCCTCCCCGGCCGGTGACGCCCACCCCGCGCTGCTGGCGGCCGGCGCGGAGGTCGAGGTGGAGTCCGTACGGGGATCGCGGCTGATCCCGATCGACGCGTTCTACACCGGAGTGAAGCGCAACGCGCTCGCCGCCGACGAGCTGATCCGGGCCGTTCACATCAGGAAGGCGGACGGCCCGCAGCAGTTCTCCAAGGTCGGTACGCGCAACGCCATGGTCATCGCGGTGTGCGCCTTCGGGATCGCGCTGCATCCGTCCTCGCGCACGGTCCGTACCGGCATCGGCTCGGCCGCCCCGACCCCCGTCCGGGCGAAGGCCGCGGAGGAGTTCCTGAACGCGGCGCTCGAAGAGGGCGGCTTCTGGGACAACGGAAAGATCATCACCCCGTCCGTCGCCAAGCAGTTCGCGGACCTGTGCGCGGGCGCCTGCAACCCGATCGACGACGTCCGGGGCACCGCGAGCTATCGCCGCCACGCGGTCGGCATCATGGCCCGCCGCACCCTGACCTGGACCTGGGAGTCGTACCGCGGTACCGCCGCCACCACGGAGGGAGTCGCGTAATGCGCGTCAGTTTCACGGTCAACGGGCGTCCGCAGGAAGCCGACGACGTGTGGGAGGGCGAGTCCCTGCTGTACGTGCTGCGCGAGCGGCTCGGGCTGCCCGGTTCGAAGAACGCCTGCGAGCAGGGCGAGTGCGGATCCTGCACGGTCCGGCTGGACGGCGTACCCGTGTGTTCCTGCCTGGTCGCCGCGGGCCAGGTGGAGGGCCGCGAGATCGTCACCGTCGAAGGGCTCGCGGACCACGCCAAGCAGCGCGCCGAGCACGACGGCCGTGCCTCGGGTGACTGTGCCTCCGGTGGCGGCGGTACCTCGCTCGACGAGGCCAGGGGGTGGGCCGCCGAGGGGCATGACTCCCACACCGGCGAGGGCACCGAACTCGCCCCGATCCAGCAGGCGTTCATCGACGCCGGAGCCGTCCAGTGCGGTTTCTGCACCCCGGGCCTGCTGGTCGCCGCCGACGAGATGCTGGAGCGCAACCCGAACCCGACCGACGCGGACATCCGCGAGGCGCTCTCGGGCAATCTGTGCCGCTGCACC encodes:
- a CDS encoding (2Fe-2S)-binding protein; translated protein: MRVSFTVNGRPQEADDVWEGESLLYVLRERLGLPGSKNACEQGECGSCTVRLDGVPVCSCLVAAGQVEGREIVTVEGLADHAKQRAEHDGRASGDCASGGGGTSLDEARGWAAEGHDSHTGEGTELAPIQQAFIDAGAVQCGFCTPGLLVAADEMLERNPNPTDADIREALSGNLCRCTGYEKIMDAVRLAAARQGEAV
- a CDS encoding PucR family transcriptional regulator ligand-binding domain-containing protein; this translates as MRLRALLDTDALGLRLLGGEDELDRTVRGVMTTDLRDPSRYLSGGELVLTGLAWRRDASDSEPFVRILVQAGVAAVAAGEAELGNVPDDLVLACARHRLPLFAVHESVAFATITEHVVRQVSGERAGDLAAVVDRHRRMMTAGPAGGGPDVVLDLLGSDLDLRAWVLSPAGRLIAGPKVGGPALPADVCARLAAEHLAAARTGRRGPHRVTLGSATYSLFAVRSSGRSPQGPRDVRETMLSEWLLAVEADTGDWPEERLDLVYGVTQLIAVERDRRDAARTVRRRLAQEILELVQTGAAPPEIAARLRVAAPVLLPGLGTAPHWQVVVARVEWQGGDLEGGPVAQSLLEEILVDPHATGPEPSDRIAVAHTGDEAIALVPLPAVSSEHDGSETGILADALLESVRDPLSAGLDEDGRVTLGVSASVHSAEGLRGALEEARHARRVAAARSGRVCAAGHQELASHVLLLPFVPDDVRRAFTARLLDPLRDYDRRHRAELIPTLEAFLDCDGSWTRCASRLHLHVNTLRYRVGRIEQLTSRDLSRLEDKLDFFLALRMS
- a CDS encoding FAD binding domain-containing protein, which encodes MDFLRPASWEEALAAKAEHPTAVPIAGGTDVMVEINFDHRRPEYLLDLNRVGDLYEWEVGEESVRLGASVPYSAIMDRLRAELPGLALASHTVASPQIRNRGGVGGNLGTASPAGDAHPALLAAGAEVEVESVRGSRLIPIDAFYTGVKRNALAADELIRAVHIRKADGPQQFSKVGTRNAMVIAVCAFGIALHPSSRTVRTGIGSAAPTPVRAKAAEEFLNAALEEGGFWDNGKIITPSVAKQFADLCAGACNPIDDVRGTASYRRHAVGIMARRTLTWTWESYRGTAATTEGVA